A stretch of the Vicia villosa cultivar HV-30 ecotype Madison, WI unplaced genomic scaffold, Vvil1.0 ctg.005748F_1_1, whole genome shotgun sequence genome encodes the following:
- the LOC131642745 gene encoding pectinesterase/pectinesterase inhibitor PPE8B-like produces MRLKAIIANGNTCVNQIKWTNSNGLKSISLNELNSFVSNLLIEVKLHILLLDQFISKDQLPPWVESEDVSSLHTSGFHVVDVFVAIDGTGNFIRMVDAMWSLPFRITRRYAIHVKDWVYNEHIIADQDEWNIVIV; encoded by the coding sequence ATGCGACTGAAGGCCATAATTGCAAATGGAAATACGTGTGTAAACCAAATTAAATGGACAAATTCAAATGGTTTAAAATCCATTTCCTTAAATGAATTGAACTCGTTTGTGAGTAATCTTCTCATTGAAGTGAAGCTTCATATTCTTCTGCTTGATCAATTTATCAGTAAGGATCAACTCCCTCCATGGGTTGAGTCGGAGGATGTATCATCACTTCATACAAGTGGATTTCATGTCGTGGATGTTTTTGTTGCAATAGATGGAACTGGAAATTTCATTAGAATGGTTGATGCAATGTGGTCTTTACCTTTTCGCATCACGAGACGTTATGCCATTCACGTGAAAGATTGGGTTTATAATGAACACATTATTGCTGATCAAGATGAATGGAACATTGTCATTGTTTGA